In the genome of Hymenobacter cellulosivorans, one region contains:
- a CDS encoding TonB-dependent receptor has translation MRRLGLLFIFLIISSLAFAQQGVISGKVTDKKTGDGVIGATVLVTGTVQAAPVDVQGNYELRLAPGTYNITMTYIGYKPLTFAGIVVTANGKTTLNGVMEENATNLKEVTVTGQKQTGTEVAMIQDLKKSEVVVSGMSNDQIVKTLDRDAAEVVKRIPGVTIQNNNFIVIRGLAERYNTVLLNDALTPSAEVDTRSFSFDILPSSVIDRVLIFKSGSPELPGEFGGGVVKVYTKNSVLDNSTSLSVSGWSRSTNTFDSGYLTSNHSNTDFLGFDNDQRKMPDALSVLKPATPSDATQTEALRGNLRNEFLPRVITSRPDLRLSLGVNRKFEIGQAYVSNVTSISYSNTQEQYTSERQRFDAYIQPGILPDADFSYVDTRSVSAVRLGIIHNYQVRFNDRNRLEFRNFFNQYGTDEVVNRQGLNFENGTGPDAQQRNDYALHYQSRSIYSGQLGGSHDVGATNNTTLTWATGYNYVNREEPDYRQNQQARYNRPGTEDDPNLLKVVIDIVPQTSSRFYSTLNENTYMASGQVERRYRGRDTTSVNQYKVRAGFYAEEKERKYSSRYFNYARSRNFNFALADLPLSTIFNDENINPDGGFVLREGTLPQDRYTGKNRLVAGYLSGVAPISDKFSFSGGVRLEYNRKSLASGDTESETSPEKPYEETRTFWLPSLNATYNFTQRSLLRAGGSVSVNRPEFREVANYTYYDFNTNFFIQGSSDLRTARIYNADLRYEFYPTRAELLSVGVFYKHFTDAIEQVTRSTSNVTLTYQNADKAYDVGVEVEARKSLLDVTDSRFLQRFSFVVNASLIRSRVDLDTTKAENRDFAVTNRPLQGQSPYVVNFGTFYQDDEHHWQISAQYNIIGPRLAFVGDKTQNYSVFDLPRHVVDLAVTKGFKSHLEVRAGVQNLLNQQVRQYYDIDRNGKINGFEKDAVFARYRRGVYSTLGLTYRF, from the coding sequence ATGCGCCGTCTAGGACTACTGTTTATTTTTCTGATTATCAGTTCCTTAGCCTTTGCCCAGCAAGGAGTAATCAGTGGTAAGGTAACTGATAAAAAGACGGGGGACGGCGTAATTGGCGCCACCGTGCTGGTCACGGGCACAGTGCAGGCGGCCCCGGTAGATGTGCAAGGAAATTACGAGCTCCGGCTTGCCCCCGGCACCTATAATATCACCATGACCTACATTGGCTACAAGCCGCTGACGTTTGCAGGTATTGTAGTAACGGCCAATGGCAAGACCACCCTAAACGGGGTGATGGAAGAAAACGCGACCAACCTGAAGGAGGTGACCGTGACGGGCCAGAAACAGACCGGCACTGAGGTGGCCATGATTCAGGACCTGAAGAAAAGTGAGGTGGTGGTAAGCGGCATGAGCAACGACCAGATCGTGAAAACCCTGGACCGCGACGCGGCCGAAGTAGTGAAGCGAATTCCGGGCGTAACCATCCAAAACAACAACTTCATTGTCATCCGGGGTTTGGCCGAGCGCTATAATACAGTGCTCCTGAACGACGCGCTGACTCCCTCGGCGGAAGTGGATACCCGCTCCTTCTCGTTTGATATTCTGCCCAGCTCGGTTATCGACCGGGTCTTGATTTTTAAATCGGGGTCCCCGGAACTGCCCGGCGAGTTTGGTGGTGGCGTAGTGAAAGTGTACACCAAAAACAGCGTACTGGACAACTCCACCAGCTTGAGCGTTTCGGGTTGGAGCCGCAGCACCAACACCTTTGACAGCGGCTACCTGACCTCCAACCACAGCAACACCGACTTCCTGGGCTTCGACAATGACCAGCGTAAAATGCCGGACGCTCTTAGCGTGTTGAAACCGGCTACGCCTTCGGATGCCACCCAGACGGAAGCTCTGCGCGGCAACCTGCGCAATGAATTTCTGCCCCGCGTAATCACCTCACGGCCCGATTTGCGCCTTTCATTGGGTGTCAACCGCAAGTTTGAAATCGGGCAGGCCTACGTAAGCAACGTTACTTCGATTTCCTACTCCAACACGCAGGAACAGTATACCTCCGAGCGGCAGCGCTTCGATGCGTACATCCAGCCGGGCATTTTGCCCGACGCCGACTTTAGCTACGTGGATACCCGCAGCGTATCGGCCGTGCGGTTAGGCATCATTCACAACTACCAGGTTCGCTTCAATGACCGTAACCGCCTGGAGTTTCGCAACTTCTTCAACCAGTATGGCACCGATGAAGTCGTGAACCGCCAAGGTTTGAACTTTGAGAACGGTACTGGCCCCGACGCGCAACAGCGCAACGACTACGCCCTGCATTACCAAAGCCGGAGCATTTACTCAGGCCAGTTAGGCGGCAGCCACGATGTTGGCGCAACCAACAACACTACTCTTACCTGGGCCACGGGTTATAACTACGTAAACCGCGAAGAACCCGACTACCGCCAGAACCAGCAGGCCCGCTACAACCGCCCCGGCACCGAGGACGACCCTAATCTGCTCAAGGTCGTCATTGATATCGTGCCCCAAACCAGCTCCCGCTTCTACTCTACCCTGAACGAGAACACCTACATGGCCAGCGGGCAGGTAGAGCGCCGCTACCGGGGCCGTGATACCACCAGCGTTAATCAATACAAGGTGCGAGCCGGCTTCTATGCCGAGGAAAAGGAACGGAAATACAGCAGCCGCTACTTCAACTACGCTCGTTCGCGCAACTTCAACTTCGCGCTGGCCGACCTGCCGCTGAGCACGATTTTCAACGATGAGAACATCAACCCCGACGGCGGCTTTGTGCTGCGCGAAGGCACGCTGCCCCAAGACCGCTACACGGGTAAGAACCGCTTGGTAGCCGGCTACCTCAGCGGCGTAGCTCCCATATCGGACAAGTTTAGCTTCAGCGGCGGGGTGCGCCTGGAATACAACCGCAAGTCGTTGGCCTCAGGGGATACGGAGTCGGAAACGTCGCCGGAGAAGCCCTACGAGGAAACCCGCACCTTCTGGCTGCCCTCGCTGAATGCTACCTACAACTTCACGCAGCGCAGCCTGCTGCGGGCAGGCGGTAGCGTGTCGGTAAACCGTCCGGAGTTCCGGGAAGTAGCCAACTACACGTACTACGACTTCAACACGAACTTCTTTATCCAGGGCTCGTCTGACCTGCGTACGGCCCGCATCTATAATGCCGACCTGCGCTACGAGTTCTACCCTACCCGGGCTGAGCTGTTGTCGGTGGGCGTATTCTACAAGCACTTTACGGATGCCATTGAGCAAGTAACCCGCTCGACTTCGAACGTAACCCTGACCTACCAGAATGCCGACAAGGCCTACGACGTGGGCGTAGAGGTAGAGGCCCGCAAGTCGCTGCTGGATGTGACGGACAGCCGGTTTCTGCAGCGCTTCTCCTTCGTAGTAAATGCCTCGCTGATCCGCAGCCGGGTAGATCTGGACACAACGAAAGCCGAAAACCGGGATTTCGCCGTCACCAACCGGCCGCTGCAAGGCCAGTCGCCCTACGTGGTGAACTTCGGCACCTTCTATCAGGACGACGAGCACCACTGGCAGATTTCGGCCCAGTACAACATCATTGGCCCTCGCCTGGCCTTTGTAGGCGACAAGACCCAGAACTACAGCGTATTTGACCTGCCCCGCCACGTAGTGGATCTGGCCGTGACCAAAGGTTTCAAATCGCACCTGGAAGTGCGGGCCGGCGTGCAGAACCTGCTCAACCAGCAAGTGCGGCAGTACTACGACATTGACCGCAACGGCAAGATCAACGGCTTCGAGAAGGATGCGGTGTTTGCCCGCTACCGCCGGGGCGTATACTCGACGCTGGGCCTGACCTACCGCTTCTAG
- a CDS encoding T9SS type A sorting domain-containing protein, which translates to MKKTVLTLLMAAMVVASAQAQCPANPVNLVSVGTGTSAKTGFEITTNTTWTRSNIYLLNGIVYVNSGVTLTIEPGTIIKGSFANQGALVIRRGGKINAAGTATQPIVFTSEKPAGQRQPGDWGGVIICGNAPTNKAGDPQIEGGTLANYGGNDPNDNSGVLQYVRIEYPGIPFLPGNEINGLTLGGVGAGTTIDHIQVTASGDDSFEWFGGSVNAKYLIALAGTDDDFDTDNGFSGRVQFGVAVRDQSRGDFANNGVSNGFESDNDSDNSARTPQTSAVFSNMTILLPTSPAPASPFNNSAGALIRQNSAQSIFNSVFAGRRSGLEIAGGGAGTTQANATSGALAFQNNVLAGYSPRAGRIGGATSATPAFNINAFVGGNGNDTTRTVAGVGLNGDNFFFNGNCSGNAQCVPSFALPATSMLNAGAAFTSSKLTGAGNGGPNSTFEVVNYRGAFGATNWATGWTNFNPQNTCYNTPGSVLAAKSAADEKVQALSVAPNPTEGAAVLSFDLPRAAVVTVRVLDVTGREVALVSGATKLLAGNQTIQLPASLKAGLYLASVTTEGSVQTVRFVVAK; encoded by the coding sequence ATGAAAAAGACGGTACTCACCCTGCTTATGGCAGCCATGGTCGTAGCTTCAGCTCAGGCCCAATGCCCCGCTAACCCGGTCAATCTGGTATCGGTAGGCACTGGTACGTCGGCCAAAACCGGGTTTGAAATCACGACCAACACGACTTGGACGCGCAGCAATATCTACCTGCTCAACGGGATTGTGTACGTGAACAGCGGCGTGACCCTGACTATCGAGCCGGGCACCATCATCAAGGGCAGCTTCGCCAATCAGGGCGCCCTCGTCATTCGGCGCGGCGGCAAGATCAACGCAGCCGGCACGGCGACCCAGCCCATTGTATTTACCTCCGAAAAGCCCGCCGGCCAGCGCCAGCCCGGCGACTGGGGCGGCGTGATTATCTGCGGCAACGCCCCCACCAACAAAGCCGGCGACCCTCAGATTGAAGGTGGCACGCTGGCTAACTACGGCGGCAATGACCCCAACGACAACTCGGGCGTCCTGCAATACGTGCGGATTGAGTACCCCGGCATTCCTTTCCTGCCCGGCAACGAAATCAACGGCCTGACCCTGGGCGGTGTGGGCGCCGGCACTACCATCGACCACATCCAGGTAACGGCTTCCGGCGACGACTCCTTCGAGTGGTTTGGCGGTAGCGTTAACGCCAAATACCTGATTGCCCTGGCCGGCACCGACGACGATTTCGATACTGACAACGGTTTCTCAGGCCGGGTGCAGTTCGGTGTGGCCGTACGCGACCAGAGCCGCGGCGACTTTGCTAATAACGGCGTCTCGAACGGCTTCGAAAGCGACAACGACTCTGACAACAGCGCCCGCACGCCCCAGACTTCGGCCGTGTTTTCGAACATGACGATTCTGCTGCCGACCTCCCCTGCTCCGGCCAGCCCATTCAACAACTCGGCCGGCGCGCTTATTCGTCAGAACTCGGCCCAAAGCATCTTTAACAGTGTCTTCGCCGGGCGCCGCTCGGGTCTGGAAATCGCCGGTGGCGGTGCCGGCACCACGCAGGCCAATGCCACTTCCGGCGCTCTGGCATTCCAGAACAACGTGCTGGCGGGTTACTCGCCCCGCGCCGGCCGGATTGGCGGTGCGACATCCGCTACTCCCGCCTTCAACATCAATGCCTTCGTAGGGGGTAACGGCAACGACACGACCCGCACGGTAGCGGGTGTGGGCCTGAACGGGGACAACTTCTTCTTCAACGGCAACTGCAGCGGTAATGCGCAGTGCGTACCGAGCTTCGCCCTGCCCGCAACCTCCATGCTCAATGCAGGTGCCGCTTTCACCAGCAGCAAGCTGACCGGCGCCGGTAACGGCGGCCCCAACAGCACGTTCGAAGTGGTAAACTACCGGGGAGCCTTCGGGGCTACCAACTGGGCTACGGGCTGGACCAACTTCAATCCGCAGAACACCTGCTACAACACCCCGGGTTCGGTACTGGCTGCCAAGTCGGCAGCCGACGAGAAAGTGCAGGCCCTGAGCGTAGCTCCTAACCCCACGGAAGGTGCCGCAGTGCTGTCCTTCGACCTGCCCCGTGCAGCAGTCGTAACGGTGCGCGTGCTGGACGTAACGGGCCGGGAAGTAGCCCTGGTGAGCGGTGCTACCAAGCTGCTGGCCGGCAACCAGACTATCCAACTGCCCGCTTCGCTGAAAGCTGGCTTGTATTTGGCCTCGGTTACGACCGAAGGCAGTGTACAGACCGTACGCTTTGTAGTAGCTAAATAA
- a CDS encoding glycosyltransferase encodes MRILHLPKWYPHRYDDQDGDFVARHVAAIAPHAQVAVLFAAVARGPLPHWTDCEADLDGEIPTLRYYYRAQFTGLAPVDKALKLLLYFWCLAQGYRRLTTRWGGPPQLVHVHVLLRTGLFAWWLRLTRGIPYLITEHWTLYLPQNAGRIGKVRRWLSQRIIGRADALHTVSRNLQQAMQQLDLVNARPVVIPNVVDTQAFKPAALVPNSRERVIPGQLLHVAAFNEQAKNLSGILRVVARLADRWPGLTLRIAGYGPAEAEVRQLATTLGLLDTRVFFLGKLTQAEVAAEMRRAACLVLFSNYENLPCVLIEAQASGLPAVATAVGGVPELLPPDGSRGLLVAPQDEAALEQALSTVLRHPERFEARQLRHHAVAHFSYGEVGRQFAQLYAQVLRPAAGGSSSPLPS; translated from the coding sequence ATGAGAATTCTTCACTTGCCCAAGTGGTACCCCCACCGCTACGACGACCAGGATGGCGACTTTGTAGCCCGACACGTAGCCGCCATTGCCCCGCACGCCCAGGTGGCCGTGCTTTTTGCCGCCGTAGCCCGTGGCCCCTTGCCCCACTGGACCGACTGCGAAGCCGACCTGGACGGCGAGATACCCACCCTACGCTATTACTACCGGGCGCAGTTCACCGGCCTAGCGCCCGTGGATAAAGCCTTGAAGTTGCTGCTGTATTTCTGGTGCCTGGCCCAGGGCTACCGCCGGTTGACTACGCGCTGGGGCGGGCCACCCCAGCTGGTGCATGTGCACGTGCTGCTGCGCACGGGCTTGTTTGCGTGGTGGCTCAGGCTCACGCGGGGCATTCCCTACCTCATCACTGAGCACTGGACGCTGTATCTGCCCCAAAATGCCGGACGCATCGGCAAGGTGCGGCGCTGGCTAAGCCAGCGCATTATCGGGCGGGCCGACGCCCTGCACACGGTGTCACGTAACTTGCAGCAGGCTATGCAGCAATTGGACCTGGTTAATGCCCGCCCGGTAGTAATTCCCAACGTAGTCGACACCCAGGCTTTCAAGCCGGCGGCCCTGGTTCCGAATTCCCGGGAACGGGTAATACCCGGCCAGCTGCTGCACGTGGCGGCTTTCAATGAGCAGGCCAAAAACCTGAGCGGCATTCTGCGGGTGGTGGCCCGCCTAGCAGATCGGTGGCCTGGGCTTACGCTACGCATTGCCGGCTACGGACCTGCCGAAGCCGAAGTGCGGCAACTAGCTACCACGCTGGGCCTGCTGGATACGCGCGTGTTTTTTCTGGGCAAGCTCACCCAGGCCGAGGTGGCGGCGGAAATGCGCCGGGCTGCCTGCCTGGTGTTGTTCAGCAATTACGAAAACCTGCCGTGCGTGCTGATTGAAGCCCAGGCCAGTGGCTTGCCGGCCGTGGCTACCGCCGTGGGTGGCGTGCCCGAGCTGCTGCCGCCCGATGGCTCCCGGGGCCTGTTGGTAGCTCCCCAGGACGAAGCGGCTCTCGAACAGGCCCTGTCTACGGTGCTGCGTCATCCGGAACGCTTCGAAGCCCGGCAGCTGCGCCACCACGCGGTGGCCCACTTCAGCTATGGGGAAGTAGGCCGGCAGTTTGCGCAGCTGTATGCGCAGGTACTGCGGCCGGCGGCCGGTGGCTCCTCTTCCCCACTTCCCTCATGA
- a CDS encoding lipopolysaccharide biosynthesis protein, which translates to MIRRILQNFATRLATAVLSFAIVWLTARYLGATGRGDVSLFVTDCAAMLLFIGLLGGSSLIYLAPKRSIWLLLVPAYAWATLVCVVGTAAVGLLRTVPLLYLGHLLALSLLQAYFSINTSLLLGRKQEASFNLLNLLQVGLLAASMLLAFAGLQWRELAVYYYATYVAYGLPLLLSFGALYRLPDRWAGGLGLRDTVRELAYHSRGAHFSNILTFANYRLSYYFVAHYADARALGVLSVGVALAEAIWLIPRSTALVQYVDLVHATDKHAQIVPTLRIARLTLLSTTLAVVFLCALPAQVLTVIFGPEFGAAQPVILRLAPGVVAIAVNVMCSTYFAGTGHYRTNNLAATVGLLVTLPACWLLIPVLGINGAALASSLSYLASMTYLFYRFSQATGAGWTALLPGSNDLTYLRQLLRRGTAA; encoded by the coding sequence ATGATTCGTCGGATTCTGCAGAACTTTGCCACTCGCCTGGCTACAGCGGTGCTCAGCTTCGCCATCGTGTGGCTCACGGCCCGCTACCTGGGTGCCACCGGCCGCGGCGACGTCAGCCTGTTCGTAACCGACTGCGCGGCTATGCTGCTCTTTATTGGATTACTGGGCGGCTCGTCCCTTATTTATCTGGCCCCGAAGCGTAGCATCTGGCTTTTGCTGGTGCCAGCCTACGCCTGGGCTACGTTGGTGTGTGTGGTCGGCACCGCCGCCGTGGGTCTGCTGCGCACGGTGCCGCTGCTGTATCTGGGCCACCTGTTGGCCTTATCACTGTTACAGGCCTATTTCTCCATCAATACCTCTCTGCTACTGGGGCGTAAACAGGAAGCAAGTTTCAACCTGCTGAACCTGCTGCAGGTGGGGCTCCTGGCGGCTAGCATGCTACTAGCTTTTGCCGGCCTACAATGGCGGGAGCTGGCCGTCTATTATTACGCCACCTACGTGGCCTACGGGCTGCCGCTGCTACTGAGCTTCGGGGCCCTTTACCGTCTTCCCGACCGGTGGGCAGGGGGGCTAGGACTGCGCGACACGGTGCGGGAGCTGGCCTACCACAGCCGCGGGGCACATTTTTCCAATATCCTGACATTCGCTAACTACCGGCTGAGCTATTATTTCGTGGCGCACTACGCCGATGCCCGGGCCCTGGGCGTGCTCAGTGTTGGCGTGGCGCTGGCCGAAGCCATCTGGCTGATTCCGCGCAGCACGGCCTTGGTGCAGTACGTCGACCTGGTTCATGCCACCGATAAACACGCTCAGATTGTCCCTACCCTGCGCATTGCCCGACTTACCCTGCTGAGTACAACCCTGGCGGTGGTATTTTTGTGCGCCCTGCCGGCTCAGGTGCTTACGGTTATCTTCGGCCCCGAATTCGGCGCGGCCCAGCCCGTAATTCTGCGGCTGGCCCCGGGCGTGGTGGCCATAGCCGTCAACGTGATGTGCAGCACCTACTTTGCGGGCACAGGCCACTACCGCACCAATAACCTGGCGGCTACCGTGGGGCTGCTCGTGACGCTACCAGCCTGCTGGCTCCTAATTCCGGTGCTGGGCATCAATGGGGCGGCCCTGGCTAGCAGCTTATCCTATCTAGCCTCTATGACTTACCTGTTTTACCGGTTTTCCCAAGCCACCGGCGCGGGATGGACGGCTCTGTTGCCCGGCAGCAACGACCTGACTTATCTGCGGCAACTGCTACGGCGCGGCACCGCTGCCTAA